AACCAATGTTCTAAAACTCGGTCGAGTAATCGGACTTTGACTCATTTCCGGGCTGATTTTTCATTACTCGGATAGTAACCAGTACTCTCCGAGTTAACTAGAGTTCCAATTTTGTGTTAGAACACATACTTATCAATTTTCAGTTATGATATCATCATATACATTTCGTTTTAGATTAAATCTGATTCAATCCGGATCTAATTCGGATAAAAATTGGATGAActttagattaaaatctgaatGAATATAGTACATATTAAATTCGAATCGGATCTTTTAGAGCATCTCCAACTAGGCCGCTTAATAGATCCAATTTTGATTTAGATCATCCTAAATTCATGTCCGAATCCATCTATTTTCACGGGATTCGGATCAAATCAGGAGTTGGAATCCATATCCGATCGGTTAGGATCtcgttaaaataaaataaaaaatatttcatTGTACTAAAAACAGGGGTTAACCGACCACAAATTATACCTCATTTTGGTTATTATAGTTCAGTACAGACATAAATACAGAATTCAAATTAAACATATAATATTGATATACATGTAATTAACCTCTTGCACTCCTTTCACTTGCAGCACATAGAGGAGGTAGTGATATGGTTAAGGTAATCCTGGAAGCAGGCGAAAGACAATTTTCAACTGGTACACAAAGGTTTAAAGATTTTATTAGAAAAGCTGACGACTATGGGAACACTGCCTTAAACTTAGCAGTTATGTGGAATCATCTGGGCATGGTTAAGCAGATATTAAAGGCCGATCCGTCATATGAACATTCAGATAATGCACTCTACACTGCGACCAAACAGGGATACAAAGATATAATAGAAGAATTATGTAAACACGGTGGCTCATCATCCCTTGATGCACTTGGTCCTCGAAAGCATACCGCTCTGCATGCTGCTGTTTTAAGCGGGGATAAAGGTATGCTTGTAGCTGTAATTTTTCGGCAAACTAAAAGAAAAAGCACTTTATTTAGTGATATTTTTACATGTCCTTCGGTTAGATAATAAACTATCTCGAAGGAAAGAATCCCCTTCGCGGTGGGCATTGTATTTCGATACAATTCATCCACGTGAAAGTGCTTCTTAATAAAAAAAAACCTGTATATAAGAAAAGATTATTGCCTCTGTTTCAAAATATTTTGGGAGCTCTAGCATTTCTCGTAAAATAATGTATATTTTGTGCTATAATTAAAAATCATTTAACATCGTATATTTCTTACCTTAGATCTCGTGGAAATGATCTTAAAGAGTCGCATACATTCTGCATTGGAGCGAGATGTAGCCGGATGGACCGCACTTCACCATGCTGCACATGACAAGTTTGATTCAGTAATAGAGATGCTAATAAATTTCCCAAATGTTTCTGAACTGAAGGAGCTTCTATCTAAACCTGATGAATTTTGGGAGAAAGTACCAACACCGCTCTGGTTAGCAACTCAAGGTGGATATACTTCTACGGTaattattttaatgaaatttttGCCATATTTATGTGGCGGGGTGAATGACGAGAAGCATCGAAATGTACTGCACTTGGCAGCGCATCACAGCGACAAGGAAATGGTACAAACTATTCTAAAACATTGTCCATCAGAGTATCTTAAGAAAATTTTgaatgacaaggatgatgatggAAACACACCTCTGCATTTGCTTATCAAAAAGGGTTGCTTCGTCAAAGAACTCATAGAGCATAAAGAAATTGACAGAGCAGTAAGAAACAATCGTAACTGGACTCCTTTCGACATGTTATATGTCCGAGCCAACATTATAGCTGAGCAGGTATCAATACAAGGATTCATTAGAAATGTGATAGTAATTATTATAGATATCTGATTATTGCTTAATTCTTCAATTACACTTACAAATCAAAATAGCACTTGATGATAGTACAGCTCACCAGCATTTACAATTTTGGCATAGAGGCAACAATTTGAAATCAATTACGCAGGAAAGTTTAGTACCCCCGAGGGCCAAGTCGAAAAAAGATGGTGCATTCAAGGTTGCCAGGAGAGAGTTGATGAATAAAGAGGTTGAACGGTATAGGGGAAGAATCAAAACACAGATAATAGTAACTGCACTTATAACTACAGTAACGTTTACCGTGGGCTTTACACTTCCCGGCGGATATTATCAAAGTGGACAACTGAATCAAGGAATGGCTCTTCTCACCAAGAATTCAATGTTCACTGCATTTATGGTATTAGATGCAATAGCTTTAGCACTATCAACCACTAGTTTGCTTCTCTATTTCATTTCATCCATATACGAAGATCCCCGCGAAGTTTCAAAATTGAATTTGGCATCCGCAGTACTCAACATTTTTTCTATTATTGCGATGATGGCAACTTTTATTACAGGAATGTATGCTGTGTTATCCCACTCACAGACCCTTGCAGTAAGCGTTAGCATTGTTTGTTCCACTTTCTTTGTTTCCATCGTTGTTCTGCTAATCAAGATGTTATGTGATCGCGATAAATTAGAAGAGATTTTAGTGTGAGTTGGTCGGTTTTCAATTCCATCTGTTTAAtgtattttcatttttttctccTGATGTATTCAATATATTTACATAACTGTGTAAGATTTAATCATATCAATGTATATTATCTGTATAAACACTCAATGTTTTTATCACCTCTAGCTATCATTCTGTCTCATGTTGTTCCAATTTTTTCAATGTTAAACTACAACCAAATTCTTGTGTTGCCTATTCAGCAGAAAATGCAAAAAATCGCGTTCTTAATAAAAACGCCTTTATCTAGCATTTAATCTCACAAAATATAGTTAAGCTAATTAAAGATATATAGCTACAAGTAGAAACTGATTACACATAACTCACAGCTAATccaaattaataaacaaatatttcataaatattcAATCCAATCAAGCATAGAATGATTCAATCAAGGATGAGAACAAGTTACCTTCATCATGTGCGTAATGTGAGTTTGATGCCAGAGATCATGAGCTGAAGATCGATGAGGTCTTTGAACTGCATGCAGGATAAACCCTTTTGTGAAAGCCGGATTATGAGGAGGAAAATTGATTCGACCCAATCACTCAATTAGATTTGTTAACCTTACGCACACTCGAAATACTATAGTCTAAACATCTTTTATTAATTGacttttttttattaattttatggGCGTATATTTTTGTGCAATACGAAGGAGTTCATCATTATTAATGATGCAATACGGAGGAGTTTATCATTATTTTTGTATACAATTTTGTGAATCAAACACTATTCATCAGAATTGTTAGGAGTATACACACATATTCGAGATTCAATTATACCAATGTGTAGTACACACACAACAATATATTTGACGTGAAAAACCCATGTCCCaatttgtattattaatcaaaataattatcaataatatatcaatatataacACCAAAACAGTGTCCCAAACTGATATTGAATCAAACAATGCTCAAGCATCTCCCAAACGATATATAAGACGGTTACATCTCTTAAACATACCTACCATATATAATATGACTATGTAAATATAGTTATCCAAAATTTAGCCAACAAGATTATACATAATccgattacaataataattgtcaacTTAGACAATTATTATTTAATAAGATTATGACAATTATTGTCTAGCCatacaataattatttattctcattatgataataattgtctatcACCAAGCCCGTAATACTTATTGGATTTAAACACCACAATCCTCCACTTCTACTTAATACACTTTCATAACTGAATTAACGGTCACATTCAAACCATCGAAAGAATCATTTCATCTTGTTTTTCCAACTTTGGATAATCACTAAAACCCATATAATGAACTCCAATAACTCCAAAGTATTGTTCTTCATCGTAACGGCATATCCATCCACAAAATCACGTGTATCAACCACGAGTGCTTCCTTTTATCATTGAGTCATCCGATCCTTACTTTCACGATCCTTCGGCCTCTTTTGAAGAACATCACGAGTATCATCCATATTCTTCACATGGTTGATCTGTTAGGGATTCGGGCACAAAACGCAACGGAAAAGCTCCATAAAGCAAAAAAAAGTTGAATACCTACCGCAAGATCTATGTATAATGATtggataattatggagaataggatcattaccttaataaagctttccgCATGATAGTAATGAAAGTCCTGATCTTGATGAATCCCAGATAAACATCATCATCATGTAGTAATGATTATCATCAATTACAGATAAGCATCATCATGTAGtaaggatttagagaacaaataagcattaccatttccatgcaattatgaagacattcaaagatgctggatagagtaatgaagtagcagGGAATTAGTCTAGAAACAACTTTTgcttgtttgtctttttatcatgtaacttggtagtatataaaccaagtgcagCAAGTAGAATAAATTAATgaagtaagcattattttcagagagatagataaagttgtatctgttaagcatctcactgtaattctgtaagttcacttgtaagcagctgcgtgctattcaagcatcacagagttctcatctttatatatatatctctggtggataagttcaaatccaccagaaagttttaaagccttgtgttttattgctttgtgttttgatttccattttactttcattccgcactacttgcaaaatcaaacacagttatatatcaagtaagaacattcttaaaattaaaaaaagaagtcataattacattcaaccccccttctgtaattcttgttgcattgattgggaataacaattggtatcagagaaagcccttgaagtacaaagagtgtaaagatcaccacaatcaacaagatgagcataaaagatgttggagtaaagattccatttctggacaaagacaacatcaccattggaaggtgaagatgcacctgcatctcctatcacaagatgaagcatatgtggactgcattgagaaaggtccacatgtccctatgagagctactataggaaatgaagcatcagtcccaaagccacaagcagaatggtcagatccagataaagaacaagttcaaaaggataaaaaggccatgaatattctgtttaatggttTTAACAGTGACatatttgacaacatcataaactgcaagactgctaaggatgtctgggatacaatttaagttatatgtgatggaactgagcaagtaagggaaaacaagatgcaactcttgattcagcaatatgagcattttcatagtgaagaaggtgagtcactcattgacattttcagtagattccaaaaactactgaatgctctaaaactgcatggaagggtctatcaaacaaaagactcaaacctcaaattccctagatctctaccaaaggaatggaaacctatgacagtctcattgagaaaatctcaagattacaaggagttcaccttggatagactgtatggcatcctaaaaacctattagcttaaaatagagcaagatgagaagatggagaaaggaagaaagaagggaagatccattgcactagttgctgagcaagaaaaggagaaggagataaaggttgaagctgttaaaTCTGCACCTAACCAAAGAgtttgtgaaggaaaaggaaagggaCTAGTAGCTGAGCATGAAGACCAGCTTActcaagatgacatggatgacatagatgagcaccttgcttttctatccagaagatttgccaagctcaaattcaagaagaattttggagcagctaagccaaacagaaacatggttgataagtctaaatttaagtgtttcaaatgtggcttggcatgtcattttgctagtgagtgtagaaagcatgattctggtaaaaagaagtttgaggctgctgattataagcagaaatattttgagttgctcaaacaaaaggaaagggctttcattacataagagaatgactgggctgcagatggattagaagatcatgaagacacaagctatgtcaatctagcacttatggccaagtcagatgaaatagagacaagttcatcaagaaatcaggtaatcacaacaaacctagcatatttatctaaagctgagtgtaatgatgccataaatgacatgtctactgaactatatcacctgcgtgttacactcaagtctctcactaaagaaaacaataaaattaaagagaacaatgtgtttttgagtgaaagaaacaatgtgctaaagactcaatttgttgagtttgaaaaattgaaaatagaatgcaagattgctaaggatgaactaattgaatccttaaagaaagaggagattttaagaaagcaacttgaaagagaacaagaagtgattaaggcatggaaatcatctagagatgtacatgctcaaattactaaagttcaaggtatagaatctttttgtgatgcagcttggaaaaagaacaaggagaagcttgattccaatttggttgaaggactttcaacagatgtggattcgacggatgatgaaaatttttcgtcgaataatcaaaaggattatccgtcgaaagacaatgagccacatccgttgaatgtaagtaaaccagttagcaaagctaagttagctaagttgaatgataaatatggatcagtttctaaaaactttgttccaggagaatcaagttaagtgagaaaagaaaagagagtcaatgttggtcatctgtctatcaagcaattgaatgacagattggaaaagattgaggtcaaaacagaatcaaaaaggaaaaataatagaaatgggaaggtaggaattaacaaacataacaactacacacctgataaatatgcaccaagaaaaatatgtgttaagtgtgttagtgttaatcatctgtctattaattgcaaactttctaagcctgcacccatgtctgcaACTCCTTCTTTTCCCAACCTGACTACCATGCCagccatgcctatgaatgttttgcctgcacagaatatgaatgcacaatttgctaatatgccatttgcagcTAATCCCCATTATGCTgaatttagtatgcctcaaatgccatttagcatgccttactagaataacatgtttgcacatagcatgacttttcatgttaatcaaaatgtgcataataattctgcttcaatgaatggttttaaaggtccaactcaaatgacaaaggatgaatctgaaatacccaagtcaaatgaggtcaaacctaagaaaccaaagaaaaaggctaacaaggcaggacccaaggaaacttgggtaccaaaatccacttgatttgattttaatgtgtgcatggaaacataaagaatctttagTATATGgacagtggttgctcaaggcacatgactgaagattctaccctgctcactggttttagagaaagagttggcccaagtattaattttggagatgacatcTAGGGTTATACTATgtgatatggcttgattttaaaggataatgtcatcattgaggaagttgccctagtggatggtctcaagcacaatttgctgagtatcagccaactttgtgataggGGCGACTCAGTTACTTTTAAtgcagaagcctgtgttgtgactaacaagaagaacaacaaagtggttctcactagagtgagaaaaagcaatgtgtatctagatgacttcaactcaacaaatgcagaatccgtaacttgtcttctcagtaaagcaagtcaagatgaaagttggatgtggcacaagaagttgtcccatctaaacttcaagaccatgaaagagctagtcaagaaataattggttagaggtattcctcaagtggagttttcaaaggatgaattgtgtgatgcctgccagaaaggaaagcagattaaagcatcattcaaaaagaagcttgattcaacaattgaagaacctttgcaactattgtacatggatttgtttggaccagtcaatgtgttgtccatctcggggaaaatatattgcctagtaattgtagatgatttctcaaagttctcttgtacatattttctaaaatccaaagatgaagctagtgaaatcatcatcaatcacataaggcaagtcaacaatcatcatggtctcaaagtaagaagaatcaggagtgacaatggaactgagttcaagaattctgagatgagattattttgtgaagagaatgggattatgtaTGAATTTTCTGCAGCTAAAACCCCATaataaaatggagtggtggaaaggaaaaacatatctcttattgaagctgcaaggacaatgctagaagaatcaaagttaccaacatatttttgggctgaaggtgtgaatactgcatgctacactcagaatagtTCTTTGGTCAATTAAGCAAAATAcatgacaccctatcaattgttcaagaatagaaagccaactctaaattttcttcatgtctttggatgcaaatgctacattctaaggaatcaaaatgaacaacatggaaagtttgatgctaaagcagatgaaggaatttttgttggatatgatgttggaaaaacatatagagtctacaatcttagaacaaacattgttatggaatctgtacatgttgtgtttgatgataagaagattgaaggactaaaagatgaaggtttccatgacagcctcaaatttgacaatgttgagataatctgtgatgacagtgatgatgatagtgatcaaaaaatagtggctaaggataatgcagaaaagtctatcTCCAATGATGCATAAAATTCAGCATCAATCGAGGTACaaaatgcatcatccgtcggaacacaatcagcttcatccgtcgggatacaaagtgcatcatccgtcggaacaatcaGAGAAGCTGAGATTCAAAATaaatcacttacagaaagaactccTTTTTCAAATCAGagatccacaaactcaaggggagtttcttctaatcaaaactcagtcacacatcaagacaacaatgaggcctcttcatctagagctaatctaccacaatagagaaaatggactagagatcatccttttgaactccttattggtgatgtatcttctagagttcaaacaagaaaagcaactcaagaagaacgTCTGgatagcagctttctatctaaggaagagcctaaaaaggtagaagaagctctgttggatcatgattgggttttagctatgcaagaggagctaaaccaatttaaaagaaataaagtatggaagctggtgcccaagcctaaaggaaagaatccaattgacaccaagtagGTATTCATAAAAAAGatgtatgaaaatggcatagttgtcaggaacaaagctagattggttgctaaggactattgtcaacaagaaggaatagattttgatgaaacttttgctcctgttgcgagacttgaagccatcataattttcCTAGCCaatgcaacccatgccaatttcaaagtctatcaaatggatgtcaaaagtgcctttccaaatggagatttggatgaagatgtctatgtcagtcagcctcctggttttgaagatccaaaattttcagaatatgtctattatcttttgaaagcactttatgaattaaagtaagcacctagagcccggtatggtactttgtcaaagtttctcttagaaaatcacttcacaagaggtactgttgacaaaactttattctttagaaatgttaatggctctagtatacttgttcaaatttatgtagatgatattatatttggctctacagatgaaaagctttgcaaaaagtttaccaaattgatgcaaagtaagtatgaaatgagcatgatgggagagctaacttacttttttggtttacaagtcaagcaagttagtgatggaatattcattagtcaaaccaaatacatttatgatcttttatagaagtttgatctaatagattgcacatctgcaaaaactcccatgaccactgcaactaaacttgaattaaacactactgaaaagtctgtggatatttcaagctatagaggcattgtaggctcacttttgtacttaacagctagtaggccagatattatgtttgctacttgtctctgtgctagatttcaggctgatcctagagagtctcatttgttattcctagtggactaacaatgagatttacagaaggggggttgaatgtaaatctcaaaactttttcaagttttgagcagtttataaagttgtgtgttcaagaagaacaagtgtgtgaattgctttaagctaatacagacagatatatattcaagcacaaatgtaaagaacacaacagaccttaaaaacttttctggtggatttgttgttccaccagagatggtattttagaaaatctgtgattaaacaatgttgatcacagctgcatcctagtacaaactagatgaattttctctcaatatttttctaaacagctctggaaaaattctcttctaattactagcttctacttggtttatatattaccaagtgtacaagtgaaaaacaatataaaaatacagtaataaaataagttcttcacttgcttcttttcctgttcactccagtactttgttgactattgcatctttgtactgaagaagaacggctgctttttctgttgttcctgaaattcggctaccacatctcagttgtctctatcaacccatgtgtcTCTGTTCGTacgtacaactaccccttatcaacggctaatcattagagcatccgttgaagctttcatccgttgatgcactcatccgttgaaggatgttatccgttgatgactttatcgacatccgttgaagcttagcttcttatccgttgaaggtctttaagtcatccgttgataccacttcacttatacaaaattacaaggcatgaagtatttacaattggccttcctatctgcatatcatctagtagtcaacatgactcatagtttctctcaacttccaagaattacattttaaatacagagactgaaatatgctacaacactaaacttatttctaagtaaagctacaccatcaacggatagccaaagtggtcttatccgttgaggctacagacactaaatttctacttaagtattttgttaaacatatcatcaaactaatgcacatacattcctaacaatctccccctatttatgtctataagaattgtaggcataaattcagggttaacttgatgataacaaaacacttaacagatatatgaattgaaactaagtagaaatttaaaaatgctgcaaaagtgtatgtactgggaggtaattgaagatttacagtgtttccaaggacactcctttagtctgagcagatcatctttttcttctttgttccctggttttctttcctagccttttgtcattttcctcaatttggagttggagttgtctgaagaattcagcttcatcttcaacactgacatccaacttagattacatttctttgagagtttcattgctggcaatcttgagttggtcttcaagtctgaaaaatcttctgactcctttatcatctctaaattccatcaaccaatgaggtgatttgtgaattgtatttcccctttcttgaatgagtaaagtcctgggtaaagcattgggctccctccaagttttccttatattggctatcttgttgagaatttcagtcttggcagttctggtaaagccagaatccttttgtatggctgaaaagactctaatcaaggtagagtagccttcatccagaatcctgtggagaggccatgttctttccccagctcctttatatctgaacactaatctctctggtagc
The sequence above is drawn from the Apium graveolens cultivar Ventura chromosome 2, ASM990537v1, whole genome shotgun sequence genome and encodes:
- the LOC141708878 gene encoding uncharacterized protein LOC141708878 isoform X2 produces the protein MDTATDTDIVFPATLARDADSELETGDSNEYSDESEISEDDESSLEEIFESCMLRINQNKLPQGSPERVQFVLTELGNINLWSKAEDQKTAFHYAVAHESSEVVQLLIHKARLSLSSSSSSSSSSSANDALDQSVSLESLLRQADLLGYTALHRAVENGDLEISTLLAQADPNDKHVQNFKGETPFYTAVSLQKIEIVKMIGTTCTVPAFDGPDGTIALHAAIANLPEAHRGGSDMVKVILEAGERQFSTGTQRFKDFIRKADDYGNTALNLAVMWNHLGMVKQILKADPSYEHSDNALYTATKQGYKDIIEELCKHGGSSSLDALGPRKHTALHAAVLSGDKDLVEMILKSRIHSALERDVAGWTALHHAAHDKFDSVIEMLINFPNVSELKELLSKPDEFWEKVPTPLWLATQGGYTSTVIILMKFLPYLCGGVNDEKHRNVLHLAAHHSDKEMVQTILKHCPSEYLKKILNDKDDDGNTPLHLLIKKGCFVKELIEHKEIDRAVRNNRNWTPFDMLYVRANIIAEQRQQFEINYAGKFSTPEGQVEKRWCIQGCQERVDE
- the LOC141708878 gene encoding protein ACCELERATED CELL DEATH 6-like isoform X1, which translates into the protein MDTATDTDIVFPATLARDADSELETGDSNEYSDESEISEDDESSLEEIFESCMLRINQNKLPQGSPERVQFVLTELGNINLWSKAEDQKTAFHYAVAHESSEVVQLLIHKARLSLSSSSSSSSSSSANDALDQSVSLESLLRQADLLGYTALHRAVENGDLEISTLLAQADPNDKHVQNFKGETPFYTAVSLQKIEIVKMIGTTCTVPAFDGPDGTIALHAAIANLPEAHRGGSDMVKVILEAGERQFSTGTQRFKDFIRKADDYGNTALNLAVMWNHLGMVKQILKADPSYEHSDNALYTATKQGYKDIIEELCKHGGSSSLDALGPRKHTALHAAVLSGDKDLVEMILKSRIHSALERDVAGWTALHHAAHDKFDSVIEMLINFPNVSELKELLSKPDEFWEKVPTPLWLATQGGYTSTVIILMKFLPYLCGGVNDEKHRNVLHLAAHHSDKEMVQTILKHCPSEYLKKILNDKDDDGNTPLHLLIKKGCFVKELIEHKEIDRAVRNNRNWTPFDMLYVRANIIAEQESLVPPRAKSKKDGAFKVARRELMNKEVERYRGRIKTQIIVTALITTVTFTVGFTLPGGYYQSGQLNQGMALLTKNSMFTAFMVLDAIALALSTTSLLLYFISSIYEDPREVSKLNLASAVLNIFSIIAMMATFITGMYAVLSHSQTLAVSVSIVCSTFFVSIVVLLIKMLCDRDKLEEILV